Proteins encoded together in one Oncorhynchus masou masou isolate Uvic2021 chromosome 3, UVic_Omas_1.1, whole genome shotgun sequence window:
- the LOC135514820 gene encoding cAMP-responsive element modulator-like isoform X2 translates to MTVVQLPVEQTVQVQAVIQAPQASVIQSPQMQTVQITSIAGLEGGESAVTDTQKRREILSRRPSYRKILNELSTDSSSIPRIEEEKAEDEVPPSSVSSVQVPTSIYQTSCGQYIAITQGGAIKIASPGSEGLQGVQSLAMSNSGTQILQYAAQAGDSGQQLFSVQGGQMVIQAATGDMPAYQLRSPTSGLPQGLVMAASPGSLSMHSPPVHTEEVTRKREVRLMKNREAARECRRKKKEYVRCLENRVGVLENQNKTLIEELRALKDIYCHKNE, encoded by the exons ATGACAGTGGTGCAGTTACCTGTTGAGCAGACAGTTCAGGTCCAGGCTGTCATCCAGGCTCCTCAGGCCTCTGTCATCCAGTCACCACAGATGCAGACTGTACAG ATCACCTCTATAGCTGGGCTTGAAGGTGGGGAGTCGgcagtcacagacacacagaaaagAAGAGAGATTCTCTCAAGACGCCCATCTTATCG AAAAATCCTCAATGAACTATCAACGGATTCCTCTTCAATTCCAAGAATTGAGGAGGAGAAAGCTGAAGATGAGGTTCCACCCTCCAGTGTCTCTTCAGTTCAAGTTCCAACTTCAATCTATCAGACCAGCTGTGGCCAATACA TTGCCATCACCCAGGGGGGAGCCATCAAGATAGCCAGCCCAGGCAGTGAGGGCCTCCAGGGTGTACAGTCGCTGGCCATGTCCAACTCTGGTACCCAGATCCTGCAGTACGCAGCCCAGGCAGGGGACTCTGGCCAGCAGTTATTCTCTGTGCAAGGTGGCCAGATGGTGATACAAG CTGCCACTGGAGATATGCCAGCATACCAGCTGCGTTCGCCCACATCGGGCCTACCCCAGGGCCTGGTGATGGCTGCGTCCCCAGGCTCCCTGTCCATGCACAGCCCCCCGGTGCACACTGAGGAGGTCACACGCAAGAGAGAGGTCCGCCTCATGAAGAACAG GGAGGCTGCACGGGAGTGCCGCAGGAAAAAGAAAGAGTATGTCCGGTGTCTGGAGAACCGCGTGGGCGTGCTGGAAAACCAAAACAAGACCCTCATCGAGGAACTCCGAGCATTAAAGGACATTTACTGCCACAAGAACGAGTAG
- the LOC135514820 gene encoding cAMP-responsive element modulator-like isoform X3, protein MAVTGDETESAATGDMPAYQLRSPTSGLPQGLVMAASPGSLSMHSPPVHTEEVTRKREVRLMKNREAARECRRKKKEYVRCLENRVGVLENQNKTLIEELRALKDIYCHKNE, encoded by the exons ATGGCTGTTACTGGAGATGAGACTGAATCAG CTGCCACTGGAGATATGCCAGCATACCAGCTGCGTTCGCCCACATCGGGCCTACCCCAGGGCCTGGTGATGGCTGCGTCCCCAGGCTCCCTGTCCATGCACAGCCCCCCGGTGCACACTGAGGAGGTCACACGCAAGAGAGAGGTCCGCCTCATGAAGAACAG GGAGGCTGCACGGGAGTGCCGCAGGAAAAAGAAAGAGTATGTCCGGTGTCTGGAGAACCGCGTGGGCGTGCTGGAAAACCAAAACAAGACCCTCATCGAGGAACTCCGAGCATTAAAGGACATTTACTGCCACAAGAACGAGTAG
- the LOC135514820 gene encoding cAMP-responsive element modulator-like isoform X1, which yields MTMDTAVASSQQDGSVDYSLSDEEPSQSESNSPTAVLTQVSGTGDSAGMTVVQLPVEQTVQVQAVIQAPQASVIQSPQMQTVQITSIAGLEGGESAVTDTQKRREILSRRPSYRKILNELSTDSSSIPRIEEEKAEDEVPPSSVSSVQVPTSIYQTSCGQYIAITQGGAIKIASPGSEGLQGVQSLAMSNSGTQILQYAAQAGDSGQQLFSVQGGQMVIQAATGDMPAYQLRSPTSGLPQGLVMAASPGSLSMHSPPVHTEEVTRKREVRLMKNREAARECRRKKKEYVRCLENRVGVLENQNKTLIEELRALKDIYCHKNE from the exons ATGACCATGGACACAGCGGTTGCGTCATCACAGCAGGATGGAAGTGTTGATTACTCTCTGTCTGATGAAGAACCAAGTCAGAGCGAATCCAACTCACCGACTGCTGTACTTACTCAG GTTTCCGGAACAGGAGACTCCGCTGGCATGACAGTGGTGCAGTTACCTGTTGAGCAGACAGTTCAGGTCCAGGCTGTCATCCAGGCTCCTCAGGCCTCTGTCATCCAGTCACCACAGATGCAGACTGTACAG ATCACCTCTATAGCTGGGCTTGAAGGTGGGGAGTCGgcagtcacagacacacagaaaagAAGAGAGATTCTCTCAAGACGCCCATCTTATCG AAAAATCCTCAATGAACTATCAACGGATTCCTCTTCAATTCCAAGAATTGAGGAGGAGAAAGCTGAAGATGAGGTTCCACCCTCCAGTGTCTCTTCAGTTCAAGTTCCAACTTCAATCTATCAGACCAGCTGTGGCCAATACA TTGCCATCACCCAGGGGGGAGCCATCAAGATAGCCAGCCCAGGCAGTGAGGGCCTCCAGGGTGTACAGTCGCTGGCCATGTCCAACTCTGGTACCCAGATCCTGCAGTACGCAGCCCAGGCAGGGGACTCTGGCCAGCAGTTATTCTCTGTGCAAGGTGGCCAGATGGTGATACAAG CTGCCACTGGAGATATGCCAGCATACCAGCTGCGTTCGCCCACATCGGGCCTACCCCAGGGCCTGGTGATGGCTGCGTCCCCAGGCTCCCTGTCCATGCACAGCCCCCCGGTGCACACTGAGGAGGTCACACGCAAGAGAGAGGTCCGCCTCATGAAGAACAG GGAGGCTGCACGGGAGTGCCGCAGGAAAAAGAAAGAGTATGTCCGGTGTCTGGAGAACCGCGTGGGCGTGCTGGAAAACCAAAACAAGACCCTCATCGAGGAACTCCGAGCATTAAAGGACATTTACTGCCACAAGAACGAGTAG